A portion of the Chondrinema litorale genome contains these proteins:
- a CDS encoding MATE family efflux transporter, giving the protein MRFFTLNYLKKLFNEFLIAIQGKEKNFTDGNIKRAIFMLSVPMILEMLMESLFAVVDVFFVSKVSVDAVAVVGLTESILTLIYAIGMGLSLGATAMISRRIGEKDTKAASHAAGQIVSLTMFICLTIGLFGLIYAKEILLLMGAEEALAESGLIYIQWMLGGNITILFLFLINAIFRGAGDASLAMRVLWVSNGINLILDPCLILGLGPFPQLGLEGAAIATNVGRGIGVLIQVYALTSNRSVIKIKLKDFILEKKLILRLIKLSTGGTIQFMIGSASWVFMVRIISTFGSDAVAGYTIAFRIIMFTILPSWGVANAAATLVGQNLGAKKPEMAEKAVWLASFYNMIFLGLISALFFIRANDFVGIFTSEPQVVSQATLSLKIICCGYIFFAYGMVISQSFNGAGDTFTPTLINFICYWLVQIPLAWFSSVYFGFGVAGVYFAIAFSLSLLAIISIILFRQGRWKKVMV; this is encoded by the coding sequence ATGAGGTTTTTTACCCTCAATTATTTAAAGAAACTCTTTAATGAGTTTTTAATAGCCATTCAAGGTAAAGAAAAAAACTTTACAGATGGCAACATCAAGAGAGCTATTTTTATGCTCTCAGTGCCAATGATTCTCGAAATGTTAATGGAATCGTTGTTTGCTGTAGTTGATGTATTCTTTGTGTCTAAAGTAAGTGTAGATGCAGTTGCAGTTGTTGGCCTTACAGAATCTATACTTACATTAATTTATGCTATAGGAATGGGTTTGAGCTTAGGTGCTACAGCCATGATTTCTAGAAGAATTGGTGAAAAAGATACAAAAGCAGCTTCTCATGCAGCTGGGCAAATAGTATCGCTTACAATGTTTATTTGTCTTACAATCGGCTTATTCGGATTGATCTACGCCAAAGAAATATTGCTTCTAATGGGTGCTGAAGAAGCGCTGGCTGAAAGTGGATTAATTTATATTCAGTGGATGTTGGGTGGTAATATTACTATTCTTTTCTTATTTCTGATTAACGCTATTTTTAGAGGTGCTGGTGATGCCTCTTTAGCTATGCGTGTGCTTTGGGTTTCAAATGGTATTAACCTAATACTAGACCCTTGTTTAATTTTAGGTTTAGGCCCATTTCCACAACTTGGTTTAGAAGGTGCAGCAATTGCAACAAATGTGGGTAGAGGTATTGGTGTTTTAATTCAGGTTTATGCGCTTACAAGTAATAGATCTGTTATTAAAATAAAACTAAAAGATTTTATTCTTGAGAAAAAATTAATTCTCAGACTTATAAAACTATCTACAGGTGGTACTATTCAGTTTATGATAGGCTCAGCCAGTTGGGTATTTATGGTAAGAATTATTTCAACTTTTGGTAGTGATGCAGTAGCGGGTTATACTATTGCTTTTAGAATTATCATGTTTACTATTCTTCCTTCTTGGGGAGTGGCAAATGCTGCTGCTACGCTGGTTGGCCAAAACCTTGGTGCAAAAAAGCCAGAAATGGCAGAAAAAGCTGTTTGGTTGGCATCATTTTACAACATGATTTTTCTTGGTTTAATCTCAGCCTTATTTTTTATAAGAGCAAATGATTTTGTAGGCATTTTTACATCAGAACCTCAAGTAGTTTCTCAAGCAACCTTAAGTTTAAAAATTATATGTTGTGGATACATCTTCTTTGCATATGGAATGGTAATAAGCCAATCTTTTAATGGGGCTGGAGATACTTTTACACCTACATTAATCAATTTTATCTGCTATTGGTTGGTACAAATACCCTTAGCTTGGTTTTCCTCTGTTTATTTTGGTTTTGGGGTTGCTGGTGTATATTTTGCAATTGCTTTTTCCCTCTCATTATTGGCTATAATTAGTATTATATTATTTAGACAAGGTAGGTGGAAGAAAGTAATGGTCTAA
- the era gene encoding GTPase Era, which produces MKEHKAGFVNIIGKPNAGKSTLMNGLVGEKLSIITSKAQTTRHRIMGMLSGEDYQIIYSDTPGIIEPKYELHAAMMKFVETAFEDADIILYIVDIKDEDFDEKLLKKLEDLNKPIILVINKIDLEEQEKVLEKIALWKSRIQAKHIIPVSALHQFNIETLFDTILEYLPAHPPYFDKESLSDKTERFFAAEIIREKIFLNYEQEVPYASEVSIISFKETDKIIRVSAEIYVERKSQKAIIIGKGGASLKKVGIEARKDMEKFFGKQVFLETHARVEENWRKKEKKLDKFGYNG; this is translated from the coding sequence ATGAAAGAGCACAAAGCAGGGTTTGTAAACATTATTGGCAAACCTAATGCAGGTAAATCAACACTCATGAATGGTTTGGTAGGTGAAAAGCTTTCGATCATTACCTCTAAAGCACAAACTACCAGACATAGAATTATGGGAATGCTAAGTGGGGAAGACTATCAAATAATATATTCTGATACTCCGGGAATTATCGAACCCAAGTATGAGCTTCATGCAGCAATGATGAAATTCGTTGAAACTGCTTTTGAAGATGCTGACATTATTCTTTACATAGTTGACATAAAAGATGAAGATTTTGATGAAAAGCTTTTAAAAAAGCTTGAAGACTTAAATAAGCCAATTATTCTTGTGATAAATAAAATTGATCTTGAAGAACAAGAAAAAGTATTAGAAAAAATTGCACTTTGGAAAAGCCGCATTCAAGCTAAACATATTATTCCAGTATCTGCTTTGCATCAATTTAATATTGAAACACTATTTGATACAATACTTGAGTATTTGCCAGCACACCCACCTTATTTTGATAAAGAATCTCTATCTGACAAAACTGAAAGATTTTTTGCCGCAGAAATTATTAGAGAAAAGATTTTCTTAAATTATGAACAAGAAGTACCTTATGCTTCAGAGGTTTCTATAATTAGCTTTAAAGAAACTGATAAAATAATAAGAGTTTCTGCCGAAATTTATGTTGAACGCAAAAGTCAGAAGGCAATCATTATCGGGAAAGGGGGAGCAAGTCTTAAAAAAGTAGGAATTGAAGCCAGAAAAGACATGGAAAAATTCTTTGGGAAGCAGGTTTTTCTTGAAACTCATGCCCGTGTAGAGGAGAATTGGAGGAAAAAAGAAAAAAAATTAGACAAATTCGGATATAATGGCTAA
- a CDS encoding toxin-antitoxin system YwqK family antitoxin: MRYLFYFFLIFSTNLIFAQNSKEFYDNGALKAEGELTENLREGFWITYYPDSTISAHEYYKNGELEGICKYYDFDGNLQHIERWENGLLEGRASDFYPDGQLKKTGIYNNGLNEGEWYFYFENSCLRQIGNYKNGLPNGDWYIFHENGNLYQKGQFINNKENGLWRFYREDGSLEFEGSYKDAERIGTWYQYNKKGKRKTLKF; this comes from the coding sequence ATGAGATACCTATTTTATTTTTTTCTGATCTTCTCAACAAATTTAATTTTCGCACAAAATTCTAAAGAGTTTTATGATAATGGTGCATTAAAAGCTGAAGGAGAATTAACAGAAAATTTAAGAGAAGGCTTTTGGATAACTTATTATCCAGATAGTACCATAAGTGCTCATGAATACTATAAAAATGGCGAATTAGAAGGTATTTGTAAATACTACGATTTTGATGGCAATTTACAACATATTGAAAGATGGGAAAATGGATTGCTTGAAGGCAGAGCTTCGGACTTCTACCCTGATGGGCAATTAAAGAAAACAGGAATTTACAATAATGGTTTGAATGAGGGTGAATGGTATTTTTACTTTGAAAACTCTTGCTTAAGGCAAATTGGCAATTATAAGAATGGTTTACCAAATGGCGATTGGTATATTTTCCACGAAAATGGGAATCTTTACCAAAAGGGTCAGTTTATAAATAACAAAGAAAATGGTCTTTGGCGATTTTACAGAGAAGATGGCTCTCTGGAATTTGAAGGGAGTTACAAGGATGCCGAAAGAATTGGCACCTGGTATCAATACAATAAAAAAGGAAAGAGAAAAACACTAAAGTTTTAA
- the fbaA gene encoding class II fructose-bisphosphate aldolase, translated as MSKLDIKPGVATGDEVQKIFAYAKEKGFALPAVNVTGTNTINGVLETARDLNSPVMVQFSNGGAQFYAGKGLSNENQQASIAGAVSGAHHVHMMAEKYGVVAILHTDHCAKKLLPWLDGMLDAGEEFYKVHGKSLFSSHMIDLSEESIEENIEVCKKYLERMSKMDMTLEIELGVTGGEEDGVDNTDIDSSKLYTQPEEVAYAYEELKKVSDRFTIAAAFGNVHGVYKPGNVKLTPVILKNSQDYIKEKYSVGDREIDFVFHGGSGSTVEEIREAISYGVIKMNIDTDQQWAFWEGIKDYYQDKEGYLQTQIGNPEGDDSPNKKFYDPRVWLRKAELSFNARLKKAFEDLNNVDTL; from the coding sequence ATGAGCAAATTAGATATAAAACCCGGTGTGGCTACTGGAGACGAAGTGCAGAAAATTTTCGCATATGCAAAAGAGAAAGGATTCGCCCTTCCAGCCGTAAATGTTACAGGTACTAATACTATTAATGGTGTTTTAGAAACAGCTAGAGATTTAAATTCTCCTGTAATGGTTCAATTTTCAAATGGTGGAGCACAGTTTTATGCTGGAAAAGGACTATCAAATGAAAACCAACAGGCATCTATAGCTGGTGCAGTATCAGGTGCTCACCATGTGCATATGATGGCTGAAAAATATGGTGTAGTAGCTATCCTTCATACTGACCACTGTGCAAAAAAATTACTTCCATGGTTAGATGGTATGTTAGATGCAGGCGAAGAATTTTATAAGGTTCACGGAAAATCTCTTTTCAGCTCACACATGATCGACCTTTCTGAAGAGTCTATCGAAGAAAACATTGAGGTATGTAAAAAATATCTTGAGCGTATGAGCAAAATGGATATGACACTTGAGATTGAATTAGGTGTTACTGGTGGTGAAGAAGATGGTGTAGACAACACAGACATAGATAGCTCTAAGCTTTACACTCAACCAGAAGAAGTTGCGTATGCTTACGAAGAATTAAAGAAAGTGAGTGATCGTTTTACAATTGCAGCGGCTTTTGGTAACGTTCATGGAGTTTACAAGCCAGGTAACGTAAAGTTAACTCCTGTAATTCTTAAAAACTCTCAAGATTATATCAAAGAAAAATACAGCGTAGGTGACAGAGAAATCGACTTTGTATTCCACGGTGGTTCTGGTTCTACAGTAGAAGAAATTAGAGAAGCTATTTCTTACGGTGTAATCAAAATGAATATTGATACTGACCAACAGTGGGCATTCTGGGAAGGAATTAAAGACTACTACCAAGACAAAGAAGGATATCTTCAAACACAAATTGGTAACCCAGAAGGAGATGATTCTCCAAACAAAAAATTCTATGACCCTAGAGTTTGGTTAAGAAAAGCAGAGCTTTCTTTCAATGCAAGATTGAAAAAAGCTTTTGAAGACCTAAATAATGTAGATACATTATAA
- a CDS encoding DUF445 domain-containing protein → MILYAIPFISAAIGWFTNYVAIKMLFHPREEKDFGLVKFHGIFPKRKPVLAERLGRIVANDLLSPQILKDRIDNDNNRTKLKTAIMLQVDDYLKTKFKESNKMFAMFLNDKVIEQLKERLAIMLDDLVPQVMLQISNKVEEIDIEKLVHDRVINFSNEKLENLLMSVIKKELKFIELAGAILGFIIGVIQVGIVFAGNAIQ, encoded by the coding sequence ATGATTTTATACGCGATACCTTTCATATCAGCAGCAATAGGTTGGTTTACAAATTATGTAGCAATTAAAATGCTCTTTCACCCACGTGAAGAAAAGGATTTTGGATTAGTGAAATTTCATGGAATTTTCCCGAAACGGAAACCTGTTCTAGCTGAAAGGCTTGGTAGAATTGTAGCCAACGACTTGCTTTCTCCTCAGATTTTAAAAGATAGAATTGATAATGATAATAATAGGACAAAACTGAAAACAGCTATTATGCTGCAAGTAGACGACTACCTCAAAACAAAGTTTAAAGAAAGCAACAAAATGTTTGCTATGTTTCTTAACGATAAGGTAATTGAGCAGCTAAAAGAAAGACTAGCAATTATGTTAGACGATCTCGTTCCACAAGTTATGCTTCAAATAAGTAATAAAGTAGAAGAGATTGATATTGAGAAGCTTGTGCACGACAGAGTAATCAATTTTTCTAATGAGAAGCTAGAAAACCTATTAATGTCGGTAATTAAGAAAGAACTTAAGTTTATTGAATTAGCAGGGGCGATACTTGGTTTTATTATAGGCGTAATTCAAGTAGGAATTGTGTTTGCCGGAAATGCAATTCAGTAA
- the bcp gene encoding thioredoxin-dependent thiol peroxidase — translation MALEIGQKAPEFEAKDQDGNTIKLSDYKGEKVVLYFYPKDNTPGCTAQACNLRDNYDALIKQGYQVIGVSSDSEKSHKKFIEKHELPFPLIADTEKEVHNLYGTWGEKNMYGRKYMGTFRTTFVIDEEGNISEIIKKVKTKEHTDQILA, via the coding sequence ATGGCACTAGAAATCGGACAAAAAGCTCCAGAATTCGAAGCAAAAGATCAAGATGGTAATACCATTAAATTAAGTGATTACAAAGGGGAAAAAGTAGTTTTATACTTTTATCCAAAAGATAATACTCCCGGTTGTACAGCTCAAGCTTGCAACTTAAGAGATAATTACGATGCGCTTATAAAGCAGGGGTATCAAGTAATTGGTGTAAGCTCAGACTCAGAAAAAAGTCATAAAAAATTTATTGAAAAACACGAGCTGCCTTTTCCACTCATTGCAGATACTGAGAAAGAAGTACATAATTTATATGGCACTTGGGGAGAAAAAAATATGTACGGAAGAAAATATATGGGAACCTTCAGAACTACATTTGTAATCGATGAAGAAGGAAACATCTCAGAAATAATTAAAAAGGTTAAAACAAAAGAACATACAGATCAAATTTTAGCCTGA
- a CDS encoding dipeptidase codes for MNIRSLLFIPIVAAFLYSCGQKQAETEVAKEPTIEDAQALAKKYIITDGHVDLPFRLVVQMFRFQKIMDDVSQKTDGNFDYVKAKEGGLDAPFMSIYIPSSRQKDGTAKVLADSLIDIVENIPAQYPDKFALAKTPEDVKANFEKGLISLPMGMENGAPIMDDISNVEYFYNRGIRYITLTHGKDNQICDSSYDTTYVWNGLSPFGEDVVQEMNKVGIMVDVSHISDSTFYDVMKITKAPVIASHSSCREFTPDFERNMNDDMIKELGKNGGVIQINFGSTFLDGALQEKSKANREKVRAYAEENGLERGDSALVEYTKQVNAENNPYSDVQKVADHIDHVVKLAGIDHVGLGSDFDGVGDSLPEGLKDVSQYPNLILELLKRGYSEEDIEKVCYKNVFRVWSEVSQVASDLQKESV; via the coding sequence ATGAATATCAGATCATTACTGTTTATCCCGATTGTAGCTGCTTTTTTGTATTCATGCGGACAAAAACAAGCTGAAACAGAAGTAGCAAAAGAACCTACCATTGAAGATGCGCAAGCATTAGCTAAAAAGTATATCATTACCGACGGACACGTAGATTTACCATTTAGATTGGTAGTTCAAATGTTCAGGTTCCAAAAAATAATGGATGATGTTTCACAAAAAACTGATGGTAATTTTGATTATGTAAAAGCAAAAGAAGGTGGTTTAGATGCTCCTTTTATGTCTATTTACATTCCTTCTTCTAGACAAAAAGATGGCACTGCTAAAGTTTTAGCAGATTCCTTAATAGATATTGTAGAAAACATTCCTGCTCAATATCCAGATAAATTTGCACTTGCAAAAACACCAGAAGATGTAAAAGCTAATTTCGAAAAAGGCTTAATTTCTTTACCAATGGGTATGGAAAATGGTGCGCCTATTATGGACGATATCTCGAATGTTGAATACTTCTATAATAGAGGAATTAGATACATCACTTTAACACATGGTAAAGACAACCAGATTTGTGACTCTTCTTACGATACCACTTATGTGTGGAATGGCTTAAGCCCATTTGGTGAAGATGTAGTACAAGAAATGAACAAAGTTGGTATAATGGTAGATGTTTCTCACATCTCAGATAGCACTTTTTATGATGTAATGAAAATTACTAAAGCTCCTGTAATTGCTTCTCACTCTTCTTGCAGAGAATTTACACCAGATTTCGAGAGAAATATGAATGACGACATGATCAAAGAATTGGGTAAAAACGGTGGAGTTATTCAAATAAACTTTGGTTCAACATTCTTAGATGGCGCTTTACAAGAAAAAAGTAAAGCAAATAGAGAGAAAGTTAGAGCTTATGCAGAAGAAAATGGATTAGAAAGAGGTGATTCTGCTTTAGTAGAATACACTAAGCAAGTAAATGCAGAAAATAACCCATATTCAGATGTTCAAAAAGTGGCAGACCACATCGATCATGTAGTTAAACTTGCTGGTATCGACCATGTTGGTTTAGGATCTGATTTTGATGGAGTAGGAGACTCTTTACCAGAAGGTTTAAAAGATGTTTCTCAATACCCTAACTTAATTTTAGAATTATTAAAAAGAGGTTATTCTGAAGAAGATATAGAAAAAGTTTGTTATAAAAACGTATTCCGTGTTTGGAGTGAAGTAAGCCAAGTTGCATCTGATCTTCAGAAAGAATCTGTATAA
- a CDS encoding universal stress protein codes for MTKILCPVDLKGASLNALNYAASFCRQTASTLTIYHAITEVVITDNRDDLLPDEVLEKKSEAEQAIDKICRETRENFSIACNYVLENANLADGIANISKKEEYGLIIMGTKGANKLSKFVTGSNTVNVIDQINCPILAVPSDYYNAEIQNIVYATNYQKGDDESITELLGFANMLGAKLTILHVSQSGNPAKIEVFKTYQDYVYEEFYYDLDVKLEQVVYDDVEQGILDYMEKNNGDMLAMLTKHRGLLEQITHDSLTRKMALLAEHPILVFHK; via the coding sequence ATGACAAAAATATTATGCCCTGTTGACCTCAAAGGAGCATCTCTGAATGCATTAAATTATGCAGCCAGTTTTTGCCGACAAACAGCCAGTACGCTAACAATTTATCATGCAATTACAGAAGTTGTAATTACAGATAATAGAGATGATTTACTCCCAGATGAAGTTTTAGAAAAAAAATCTGAAGCAGAACAAGCGATTGATAAGATATGTAGAGAAACACGGGAGAATTTTAGCATAGCTTGCAATTACGTGCTTGAGAATGCTAATCTCGCTGATGGTATTGCCAATATTTCGAAGAAAGAAGAGTATGGTCTCATTATAATGGGAACTAAAGGTGCCAATAAGCTGAGTAAATTTGTTACCGGCAGTAATACTGTAAATGTTATCGATCAAATAAACTGCCCTATTTTAGCCGTTCCGTCTGACTATTATAATGCAGAAATTCAAAACATTGTTTATGCTACCAATTACCAAAAGGGAGATGATGAGAGCATTACGGAATTACTTGGTTTTGCAAATATGCTTGGAGCTAAGTTAACTATTTTGCATGTGAGCCAAAGTGGTAATCCGGCAAAGATAGAAGTCTTTAAAACTTACCAAGATTATGTATACGAAGAGTTCTATTATGATTTAGATGTAAAACTAGAGCAGGTTGTTTATGATGATGTTGAGCAAGGTATTTTAGATTATATGGAAAAAAATAATGGCGATATGCTGGCCATGCTTACAAAACACAGAGGATTACTAGAGCAAATAACGCATGACAGCCTTACTCGTAAAATGGCGCTATTAGCAGAGCACCCGATTTTGGTTTTTCACAAATAA
- a CDS encoding DUF2721 domain-containing protein, translating into MDISLTTPALLFPAISLLLLAYTNRFLAIASLIRDLHAKYKKDRDKMLYGQIKNLKLRLILIRNMQALGISSLFICVLCMFLLYAGLLLIGQIVFGISLVLLMISLALSVWEIQISVNALNIQLGDLSDIKPE; encoded by the coding sequence ATGGATATATCTTTAACTACACCAGCACTATTATTTCCAGCGATATCATTGCTATTGTTGGCATATACTAATCGTTTTTTAGCGATAGCGTCACTTATTAGAGATTTACACGCTAAGTACAAAAAAGATAGAGATAAAATGCTCTATGGACAAATTAAAAACTTAAAACTTAGACTTATACTTATCAGAAATATGCAAGCATTGGGTATTTCTAGCTTGTTTATATGCGTATTATGTATGTTTCTTTTATACGCTGGATTGTTGCTTATCGGACAAATAGTATTTGGTATAAGTTTAGTTTTGCTTATGATATCATTGGCTTTATCTGTTTGGGAAATACAAATTTCTGTAAATGCACTAAACATTCAGTTAGGAGATTTATCAGACATAAAACCAGAGTAA
- the murI gene encoding glutamate racemase, whose translation MSELPIGIFDSGVGGLTVWKAVRDLLPNENLIYLADQKNCPYGIKPESEIQQHTENAVKYLLEQSCKLIVIACNTATAVAIDYLRENYNTIFVGLEPAVKPAALSTKTGAIGVLATENTLKGNHYLRTVSQYGKNITVNAVAGNGLVELIESSQTDSTEMKELLVKYLNVIDYRNIDHIVLGCTHYPFIKNNIQELCGNHIEIIDSSNAVAKQCKNLLAQNGLLNTDSSNALNHFYSTAKIDKLREFIPKVTYIKETEIQQVTIK comes from the coding sequence ATGTCTGAATTACCCATAGGAATTTTTGACTCTGGAGTAGGGGGGCTCACCGTTTGGAAAGCGGTGAGAGATTTACTGCCCAATGAAAATTTAATTTATCTGGCAGATCAAAAAAATTGCCCTTATGGAATTAAGCCAGAATCTGAAATTCAGCAACATACCGAAAATGCTGTTAAATATTTACTCGAACAGTCTTGTAAATTGATTGTAATAGCCTGTAATACAGCCACAGCCGTTGCTATAGATTATTTGAGAGAAAATTACAATACCATATTTGTAGGGTTAGAACCCGCAGTTAAACCCGCAGCTTTGTCAACTAAAACAGGTGCCATTGGTGTATTAGCCACAGAAAATACTTTAAAAGGGAATCATTATTTGCGTACAGTTTCACAATATGGGAAAAACATAACTGTAAACGCAGTTGCTGGAAATGGGCTCGTAGAACTGATTGAATCTAGTCAGACTGATTCTACTGAAATGAAAGAATTATTAGTGAAATACCTGAATGTAATTGATTATAGAAATATTGATCACATTGTTTTGGGTTGTACACATTATCCATTTATAAAAAATAATATACAGGAGTTGTGCGGAAATCACATCGAAATTATCGATTCTTCGAATGCTGTAGCCAAGCAATGCAAAAACCTCTTAGCACAAAATGGTTTATTAAATACAGATTCAAGTAATGCTTTAAATCATTTTTATTCTACAGCAAAAATTGATAAACTCAGAGAATTTATACCTAAAGTAACTTATATAAAAGAGACTGAAATTCAACAAGTTACCATTAAATAA
- a CDS encoding tetratricopeptide repeat protein — MKQIITTTLGLILISLIPAFSQQNIYQRALFHLSNRQHLEARNVLDSALMFEEYKNSAEAWFRKGEISMKLADESLSNLNNYLAYYDDAKESFERVRVIETINSSYYKNSTEYLDQIWKNYLKKALDYYDRGEYSNVITFCDKAKQIYPDDLNAYIYTGQAAEKLNKNTLVLENYYRLVDSGYYRENIFLKLIELEKQRENHKDVIRLCAISEGIFKDKSKNYFAERIKSLQRTKEYETARKTILDSEYYADNNSEILILLGQNYVYEAEIKQASNILEEIQPINDYERIELANSLFEVATASKYLIDDDKDGNQVKKSAKKYLERAKELYNNVNEKKYREEINLRIRLIEKLLDKE, encoded by the coding sequence ATGAAACAGATTATCACAACTACGCTAGGCTTAATACTAATTTCATTAATACCTGCATTTTCTCAGCAAAATATCTATCAAAGAGCACTTTTTCACCTTTCTAACAGACAACATCTAGAAGCCAGAAATGTATTAGATTCTGCTTTAATGTTTGAAGAATATAAAAATTCTGCAGAAGCATGGTTTAGAAAAGGTGAAATCTCAATGAAACTTGCCGATGAATCACTATCTAACCTAAATAATTATTTGGCTTATTATGATGATGCCAAAGAAAGTTTTGAGCGAGTTAGAGTAATTGAGACAATAAACTCTTCTTATTACAAAAATAGCACTGAATATTTGGATCAGATATGGAAAAATTATCTAAAAAAAGCGCTCGATTACTACGATAGGGGAGAATATTCTAATGTTATTACTTTTTGTGATAAAGCAAAGCAAATTTACCCAGATGATCTTAATGCATATATCTATACCGGACAAGCTGCCGAAAAACTCAATAAAAACACATTGGTTTTAGAAAATTATTATCGCTTGGTAGATTCTGGTTATTACAGAGAAAATATCTTTTTAAAATTAATAGAATTAGAAAAGCAGAGAGAAAACCACAAAGATGTAATTAGACTATGTGCAATTTCAGAAGGTATTTTTAAAGACAAAAGCAAGAATTATTTTGCAGAAAGAATTAAGTCTCTACAAAGAACTAAAGAATATGAAACTGCTAGAAAGACAATTTTAGACAGTGAATATTACGCAGATAATAATAGTGAGATATTAATTCTTTTAGGACAGAATTATGTTTACGAAGCAGAGATAAAACAAGCATCAAATATTTTAGAAGAAATACAGCCAATTAATGATTACGAACGAATTGAATTAGCCAATTCTTTATTTGAAGTAGCCACTGCTTCAAAGTATTTGATAGACGATGATAAAGATGGTAATCAGGTAAAAAAATCTGCAAAGAAATATTTAGAAAGAGCAAAAGAATTGTACAACAACGTAAATGAGAAAAAATACAGAGAAGAAATAAATCTAAGAATTAGACTAATAGAGAAGTTGTTGGATAAAGAATAG
- a CDS encoding phosphoglycerate kinase produces the protein MKTIDDFNFKGRKVLIRVDFNVPLNEKFEITDQTRIKAAVPTIKKILNDGGAVIMMSHLGRPKSGPEDKFSLKHIVKDLSAALGVDVKFGGDCIGEESYKISAELGEGEAMLLDNLRFYKEETKGDVEFSEKLAKHGDFYVNDAFGTAHRAHASTAVIAQFFKDKATGYVMQAELTNAEKVMGDPIRPFTAIMGGAKISDKILIIEKLLDKVDNLIIGGGMSYTFTKAQGGSIGTSLLEADKQELALELIEKAKEKGVNLILPIDTVIAKEFSNDSPSNVVDKDKIDEDWMGLDIGPKSVKLFSETIAASKTVLWNGPMGVFEFPNFAVGTDQVAEAVVKATENGGFSLIGGGDSASAINNLGYGDKVSYVSTGGGALLEYMEGKTLPGVAALED, from the coding sequence ATGAAAACCATTGATGATTTCAATTTTAAAGGTAGAAAGGTTTTAATAAGAGTTGATTTTAATGTTCCCCTCAATGAGAAATTTGAAATCACAGATCAAACGAGAATCAAAGCGGCAGTTCCTACTATTAAAAAAATATTAAATGATGGCGGCGCTGTGATTATGATGTCACACTTAGGTAGACCAAAATCAGGCCCTGAAGATAAATTTTCATTAAAGCATATTGTTAAAGATCTTTCAGCAGCATTAGGTGTAGATGTTAAATTTGGAGGAGACTGCATTGGTGAAGAATCTTATAAGATCTCAGCCGAACTTGGCGAAGGTGAAGCAATGCTATTAGATAACCTTAGATTCTACAAAGAAGAAACTAAAGGAGATGTAGAGTTTTCTGAAAAATTAGCTAAACACGGAGATTTTTATGTAAATGATGCATTCGGTACAGCTCATAGAGCACATGCATCAACTGCAGTAATCGCTCAATTCTTCAAAGACAAAGCTACTGGTTATGTAATGCAAGCTGAGCTTACTAATGCAGAAAAAGTAATGGGCGATCCTATTAGACCTTTTACTGCAATTATGGGTGGAGCTAAAATTTCTGATAAAATTCTTATCATTGAGAAATTATTAGATAAAGTAGATAACCTAATTATTGGTGGTGGTATGTCTTATACTTTCACTAAAGCACAAGGTGGAAGCATCGGTACTTCATTATTAGAAGCAGATAAGCAAGAATTAGCTCTAGAACTAATCGAGAAAGCTAAAGAAAAAGGTGTTAACTTGATTTTACCTATCGACACTGTAATAGCTAAAGAATTTAGTAACGATTCTCCATCTAATGTTGTAGATAAAGATAAAATTGATGAGGATTGGATGGGTCTTGATATTGGACCAAAATCTGTTAAGTTATTCTCAGAAACTATTGCAGCATCTAAGACTGTACTTTGGAATGGTCCAATGGGTGTATTTGAATTTCCTAATTTTGCAGTTGGAACAGACCAAGTTGCAGAAGCTGTAGTAAAAGCTACTGAAAATGGAGGTTTCTCTCTAATTGGTGGTGGTGATTCTGCATCTGCAATTAACAATTTAGGTTACGGAGATAAAGTATCTTATGTATCTACTGGTGGTGGTGCATTACTAGAATATATGGAAGGAAAAACACTTCCTGGTGTAGCTGCTTTAGAAGACTAA